A DNA window from Solanum lycopersicum chromosome 3, SLM_r2.1 contains the following coding sequences:
- the LOC101260611 gene encoding sec-independent protein translocase protein TATB, chloroplastic isoform X17 produces the protein MAQINMSRSIFFVRPIYLQDQWRRKQYECRLAEFDSMTTSSLMASALSSSSSSLASSRRVSVTALSFSSISVTHNPKVHFFKWIPYSGLSSWNGLKQLSISKSQFSVKIGRSRKNKGKGVYASLFGVGAPEALVIGVVALLVFGPKGLAEVARNLGKTLREFQPTIRELQDVSREFKSTLEREIGLDDIKGSVQDTRNSSTMSPSSDSSYKNSVADPNGSPSPKLASTAEDDLERMMRIADAEKQAEKDLAALLESRSESQTVSQVADNSSSSDRAYSTEEYLKISEEQLKAAAQKQSETSTPEQIPFNTQSLSQADSASSADGAYSTEDLSKAAAQQNLSSSQQSPSNAESQSQAPGEAASMISSSTNPESET, from the exons ATGGCCCAAATTAACATGAGTCGGTCCATTTTCTTTGTGAGACCAATATATCTGCAAGACCAATGGAGAAGAAAGCAATATGAATGTAGGCTAGCTGAATTTGATTCAATGACCACCAGTTCTCTCATGGCTTCTGcattatcatcttcttcttcttcactagCTAGTAGTAGAAGAGTTTCTGTGACTGCCCTTTCATTTTCTTCCATTTCAGTTACCCACAACCCCAAAGTTCACTTCTTTAAATGGATTCCTTACTCGGGTCTCTCTTCTTGGAATGGACTGAAGCAGCTGAGTATTTCAAAATCTCAATTTTCAGTAAAAATTG GAAgaagtagaaagaacaaaggAAAAGGTGTATATGCATCTTTATTTGGAGTTGGTGCACCTGAGGCACTAGTGATTGGGGTTGTAGCTTTGCTAGTTTTTGGCCCAAAAGGTCTTGCTGAG GTTGCTCGTAACCTGGGAAAAACTTTGCGCGAATTTCAACCTACTATCAGAGAACTTCAG GATGTTTCAAGGGAATTCAAGAGCACACTTGAACGAGAGATTGGCCTTGATGACATAAAAGGTTCAGTCCAAGACACAAGAAATTCTAGCACCATGAGTCCTTCATCAGATAGCAGCTATAAAAATTCAGTGGCTGATCCCA ATGGTTCTCCATCACCAAAATTAGCTTCCACAGCTGAAGACGACTTGGAAAGGATGATGAGAATCGCTGATGCTGAAAAGCAAGCAGAGAAAGACCTTGCAGCCTTACTTGAAAGTCGGTCTGAATCCCAAACCGTGTCACAAG TAGCAGATAATTCTTCTTCCTCAGATAGAGCATACTCAACTGAAGAGTACTTGAAGATCAGTGAGGAACAGCTAAAAGCTGCCGCTCAGAAGCAGAGTGAGACATCTACGCCCGAGCAAATCCCCTTCAATACCCAAAGCCTGTCGCAAG CAGATAGTGCTTCTTCAGCAGATGGAGCATACTCAACTGAAGATCTTTCAAAGGCAGCTGCTCAGCAGAATCTGTCTTCTTCCCAACAAAGCCCCTCAAATGCTGAAAGCCAGTCGCAAG CTCCTGGAGAAGCTGCCTCGATGATCTCTTCTTCCACGAATCCCGAAAGTGAGACATAG
- the LOC101260611 gene encoding sec-independent protein translocase protein TATB, chloroplastic isoform X20 has protein sequence MAQINMSRSIFFVRPIYLQDQWRRKQYECRLAEFDSMTTSSLMASALSSSSSSLASSRRVSVTALSFSSISVTHNPKVHFFKWIPYSGLSSWNGLKQLSISKSQFSVKIGRSRKNKGKGVYASLFGVGAPEALVIGVVALLVFGPKGLAEVARNLGKTLREFQPTIRELQDVSREFKSTLEREIGLDDIKGSVQDTRNSSTMSPSSDSSYKNSVADPNGSPSPKLASTAEDDLERMMRIADAEKQAEKDLAALLESRSESQTVSQDNSSSSDRAYSTEEYLKISEEQLKAAAQKQSETSTPEQIPFNTQSLSQADSASSADGAYSTEDLSKAAAQQNLSSSQQSPSNAESQSQEAPGEAASMISSSTNPESET, from the exons ATGGCCCAAATTAACATGAGTCGGTCCATTTTCTTTGTGAGACCAATATATCTGCAAGACCAATGGAGAAGAAAGCAATATGAATGTAGGCTAGCTGAATTTGATTCAATGACCACCAGTTCTCTCATGGCTTCTGcattatcatcttcttcttcttcactagCTAGTAGTAGAAGAGTTTCTGTGACTGCCCTTTCATTTTCTTCCATTTCAGTTACCCACAACCCCAAAGTTCACTTCTTTAAATGGATTCCTTACTCGGGTCTCTCTTCTTGGAATGGACTGAAGCAGCTGAGTATTTCAAAATCTCAATTTTCAGTAAAAATTG GAAgaagtagaaagaacaaaggAAAAGGTGTATATGCATCTTTATTTGGAGTTGGTGCACCTGAGGCACTAGTGATTGGGGTTGTAGCTTTGCTAGTTTTTGGCCCAAAAGGTCTTGCTGAG GTTGCTCGTAACCTGGGAAAAACTTTGCGCGAATTTCAACCTACTATCAGAGAACTTCAG GATGTTTCAAGGGAATTCAAGAGCACACTTGAACGAGAGATTGGCCTTGATGACATAAAAGGTTCAGTCCAAGACACAAGAAATTCTAGCACCATGAGTCCTTCATCAGATAGCAGCTATAAAAATTCAGTGGCTGATCCCA ATGGTTCTCCATCACCAAAATTAGCTTCCACAGCTGAAGACGACTTGGAAAGGATGATGAGAATCGCTGATGCTGAAAAGCAAGCAGAGAAAGACCTTGCAGCCTTACTTGAAAGTCGGTCTGAATCCCAAACCGTGTCACAAG ATAATTCTTCTTCCTCAGATAGAGCATACTCAACTGAAGAGTACTTGAAGATCAGTGAGGAACAGCTAAAAGCTGCCGCTCAGAAGCAGAGTGAGACATCTACGCCCGAGCAAATCCCCTTCAATACCCAAAGCCTGTCGCAAG CAGATAGTGCTTCTTCAGCAGATGGAGCATACTCAACTGAAGATCTTTCAAAGGCAGCTGCTCAGCAGAATCTGTCTTCTTCCCAACAAAGCCCCTCAAATGCTGAAAGCCAGTCGCAAG AAGCTCCTGGAGAAGCTGCCTCGATGATCTCTTCTTCCACGAATCCCGAAAGTGAGACATAG
- the LOC101260611 gene encoding sec-independent protein translocase protein TATB, chloroplastic isoform X9, with product MAQINMSRSIFFVRPIYLQDQWRRKQYECRLAEFDSMTTSSLMASALSSSSSSLASSRRVSVTALSFSSISVTHNPKVHFFKWIPYSGLSSWNGLKQLSISKSQFSVKIVIGWFTGRSRKNKGKGVYASLFGVGAPEALVIGVVALLVFGPKGLAEVARNLGKTLREFQPTIRELQDVSREFKSTLEREIGLDDIKGSVQDTRNSSTMSPSSDSSYKNSVADPNGSPSPKLASTAEDDLERMMRIADAEKQAEKDLAALLESRSESQTVSQDNSSSSDRAYSTEEYLKISEEQLKAAAQKQSETSTPEQIPFNTQSLSQDSASSADGAYSTEDLSKAAAQQNLSSSQQSPSNAESQSQEAPGEAASMISSSTNPESET from the exons ATGGCCCAAATTAACATGAGTCGGTCCATTTTCTTTGTGAGACCAATATATCTGCAAGACCAATGGAGAAGAAAGCAATATGAATGTAGGCTAGCTGAATTTGATTCAATGACCACCAGTTCTCTCATGGCTTCTGcattatcatcttcttcttcttcactagCTAGTAGTAGAAGAGTTTCTGTGACTGCCCTTTCATTTTCTTCCATTTCAGTTACCCACAACCCCAAAGTTCACTTCTTTAAATGGATTCCTTACTCGGGTCTCTCTTCTTGGAATGGACTGAAGCAGCTGAGTATTTCAAAATCTCAATTTTCAGTAAAAATTG TGATTGGTTGGTTTACAGGAAgaagtagaaagaacaaaggAAAAGGTGTATATGCATCTTTATTTGGAGTTGGTGCACCTGAGGCACTAGTGATTGGGGTTGTAGCTTTGCTAGTTTTTGGCCCAAAAGGTCTTGCTGAG GTTGCTCGTAACCTGGGAAAAACTTTGCGCGAATTTCAACCTACTATCAGAGAACTTCAG GATGTTTCAAGGGAATTCAAGAGCACACTTGAACGAGAGATTGGCCTTGATGACATAAAAGGTTCAGTCCAAGACACAAGAAATTCTAGCACCATGAGTCCTTCATCAGATAGCAGCTATAAAAATTCAGTGGCTGATCCCA ATGGTTCTCCATCACCAAAATTAGCTTCCACAGCTGAAGACGACTTGGAAAGGATGATGAGAATCGCTGATGCTGAAAAGCAAGCAGAGAAAGACCTTGCAGCCTTACTTGAAAGTCGGTCTGAATCCCAAACCGTGTCACAAG ATAATTCTTCTTCCTCAGATAGAGCATACTCAACTGAAGAGTACTTGAAGATCAGTGAGGAACAGCTAAAAGCTGCCGCTCAGAAGCAGAGTGAGACATCTACGCCCGAGCAAATCCCCTTCAATACCCAAAGCCTGTCGCAAG ATAGTGCTTCTTCAGCAGATGGAGCATACTCAACTGAAGATCTTTCAAAGGCAGCTGCTCAGCAGAATCTGTCTTCTTCCCAACAAAGCCCCTCAAATGCTGAAAGCCAGTCGCAAG AAGCTCCTGGAGAAGCTGCCTCGATGATCTCTTCTTCCACGAATCCCGAAAGTGAGACATAG
- the LOC101260611 gene encoding sec-independent protein translocase protein TATB, chloroplastic isoform X4: MAQINMSRSIFFVRPIYLQDQWRRKQYECRLAEFDSMTTSSLMASALSSSSSSLASSRRVSVTALSFSSISVTHNPKVHFFKWIPYSGLSSWNGLKQLSISKSQFSVKIVIGWFTGRSRKNKGKGVYASLFGVGAPEALVIGVVALLVFGPKGLAEVARNLGKTLREFQPTIRELQDVSREFKSTLEREIGLDDIKGSVQDTRNSSTMSPSSDSSYKNSVADPNGSPSPKLASTAEDDLERMMRIADAEKQAEKDLAALLESRSESQTVSQVADNSSSSDRAYSTEEYLKISEEQLKAAAQKQSETSTPEQIPFNTQSLSQADSASSADGAYSTEDLSKAAAQQNLSSSQQSPSNAESQSQEAPGEAASMISSSTNPESET; this comes from the exons ATGGCCCAAATTAACATGAGTCGGTCCATTTTCTTTGTGAGACCAATATATCTGCAAGACCAATGGAGAAGAAAGCAATATGAATGTAGGCTAGCTGAATTTGATTCAATGACCACCAGTTCTCTCATGGCTTCTGcattatcatcttcttcttcttcactagCTAGTAGTAGAAGAGTTTCTGTGACTGCCCTTTCATTTTCTTCCATTTCAGTTACCCACAACCCCAAAGTTCACTTCTTTAAATGGATTCCTTACTCGGGTCTCTCTTCTTGGAATGGACTGAAGCAGCTGAGTATTTCAAAATCTCAATTTTCAGTAAAAATTG TGATTGGTTGGTTTACAGGAAgaagtagaaagaacaaaggAAAAGGTGTATATGCATCTTTATTTGGAGTTGGTGCACCTGAGGCACTAGTGATTGGGGTTGTAGCTTTGCTAGTTTTTGGCCCAAAAGGTCTTGCTGAG GTTGCTCGTAACCTGGGAAAAACTTTGCGCGAATTTCAACCTACTATCAGAGAACTTCAG GATGTTTCAAGGGAATTCAAGAGCACACTTGAACGAGAGATTGGCCTTGATGACATAAAAGGTTCAGTCCAAGACACAAGAAATTCTAGCACCATGAGTCCTTCATCAGATAGCAGCTATAAAAATTCAGTGGCTGATCCCA ATGGTTCTCCATCACCAAAATTAGCTTCCACAGCTGAAGACGACTTGGAAAGGATGATGAGAATCGCTGATGCTGAAAAGCAAGCAGAGAAAGACCTTGCAGCCTTACTTGAAAGTCGGTCTGAATCCCAAACCGTGTCACAAG TAGCAGATAATTCTTCTTCCTCAGATAGAGCATACTCAACTGAAGAGTACTTGAAGATCAGTGAGGAACAGCTAAAAGCTGCCGCTCAGAAGCAGAGTGAGACATCTACGCCCGAGCAAATCCCCTTCAATACCCAAAGCCTGTCGCAAG CAGATAGTGCTTCTTCAGCAGATGGAGCATACTCAACTGAAGATCTTTCAAAGGCAGCTGCTCAGCAGAATCTGTCTTCTTCCCAACAAAGCCCCTCAAATGCTGAAAGCCAGTCGCAAG AAGCTCCTGGAGAAGCTGCCTCGATGATCTCTTCTTCCACGAATCCCGAAAGTGAGACATAG
- the LOC101260611 gene encoding sec-independent protein translocase protein TATB, chloroplastic isoform X10 gives MAQINMSRSIFFVRPIYLQDQWRRKQYECRLAEFDSMTTSSLMASALSSSSSSLASSRRVSVTALSFSSISVTHNPKVHFFKWIPYSGLSSWNGLKQLSISKSQFSVKIGRSRKNKGKGVYASLFGVGAPEALVIGVVALLVFGPKGLAEVARNLGKTLREFQPTIRELQDVSREFKSTLEREIGLDDIKGSVQDTRNSSTMSPSSDSSYKNSVADPNGSPSPKLASTAEDDLERMMRIADAEKQAEKDLAALLESRSESQTVSQEVADNSSSSDRAYSTEEYLKISEEQLKAAAQKQSETSTPEQIPFNTQSLSQADSASSADGAYSTEDLSKAAAQQNLSSSQQSPSNAESQSQEAPGEAASMISSSTNPESET, from the exons ATGGCCCAAATTAACATGAGTCGGTCCATTTTCTTTGTGAGACCAATATATCTGCAAGACCAATGGAGAAGAAAGCAATATGAATGTAGGCTAGCTGAATTTGATTCAATGACCACCAGTTCTCTCATGGCTTCTGcattatcatcttcttcttcttcactagCTAGTAGTAGAAGAGTTTCTGTGACTGCCCTTTCATTTTCTTCCATTTCAGTTACCCACAACCCCAAAGTTCACTTCTTTAAATGGATTCCTTACTCGGGTCTCTCTTCTTGGAATGGACTGAAGCAGCTGAGTATTTCAAAATCTCAATTTTCAGTAAAAATTG GAAgaagtagaaagaacaaaggAAAAGGTGTATATGCATCTTTATTTGGAGTTGGTGCACCTGAGGCACTAGTGATTGGGGTTGTAGCTTTGCTAGTTTTTGGCCCAAAAGGTCTTGCTGAG GTTGCTCGTAACCTGGGAAAAACTTTGCGCGAATTTCAACCTACTATCAGAGAACTTCAG GATGTTTCAAGGGAATTCAAGAGCACACTTGAACGAGAGATTGGCCTTGATGACATAAAAGGTTCAGTCCAAGACACAAGAAATTCTAGCACCATGAGTCCTTCATCAGATAGCAGCTATAAAAATTCAGTGGCTGATCCCA ATGGTTCTCCATCACCAAAATTAGCTTCCACAGCTGAAGACGACTTGGAAAGGATGATGAGAATCGCTGATGCTGAAAAGCAAGCAGAGAAAGACCTTGCAGCCTTACTTGAAAGTCGGTCTGAATCCCAAACCGTGTCACAAG AAGTAGCAGATAATTCTTCTTCCTCAGATAGAGCATACTCAACTGAAGAGTACTTGAAGATCAGTGAGGAACAGCTAAAAGCTGCCGCTCAGAAGCAGAGTGAGACATCTACGCCCGAGCAAATCCCCTTCAATACCCAAAGCCTGTCGCAAG CAGATAGTGCTTCTTCAGCAGATGGAGCATACTCAACTGAAGATCTTTCAAAGGCAGCTGCTCAGCAGAATCTGTCTTCTTCCCAACAAAGCCCCTCAAATGCTGAAAGCCAGTCGCAAG AAGCTCCTGGAGAAGCTGCCTCGATGATCTCTTCTTCCACGAATCCCGAAAGTGAGACATAG
- the LOC101260611 gene encoding sec-independent protein translocase protein TATB, chloroplastic isoform X13 codes for MAQINMSRSIFFVRPIYLQDQWRRKQYECRLAEFDSMTTSSLMASALSSSSSSLASSRRVSVTALSFSSISVTHNPKVHFFKWIPYSGLSSWNGLKQLSISKSQFSVKIGRSRKNKGKGVYASLFGVGAPEALVIGVVALLVFGPKGLAEVARNLGKTLREFQPTIRELQDVSREFKSTLEREIGLDDIKGSVQDTRNSSTMSPSSDSSYKNSVADPNGSPSPKLASTAEDDLERMMRIADAEKQAEKDLAALLESRSESQTVSQVADNSSSSDRAYSTEEYLKISEEQLKAAAQKQSETSTPEQIPFNTQSLSQADSASSADGAYSTEDLSKAAAQQNLSSSQQSPSNAESQSQEAPGEAASMISSSTNPESET; via the exons ATGGCCCAAATTAACATGAGTCGGTCCATTTTCTTTGTGAGACCAATATATCTGCAAGACCAATGGAGAAGAAAGCAATATGAATGTAGGCTAGCTGAATTTGATTCAATGACCACCAGTTCTCTCATGGCTTCTGcattatcatcttcttcttcttcactagCTAGTAGTAGAAGAGTTTCTGTGACTGCCCTTTCATTTTCTTCCATTTCAGTTACCCACAACCCCAAAGTTCACTTCTTTAAATGGATTCCTTACTCGGGTCTCTCTTCTTGGAATGGACTGAAGCAGCTGAGTATTTCAAAATCTCAATTTTCAGTAAAAATTG GAAgaagtagaaagaacaaaggAAAAGGTGTATATGCATCTTTATTTGGAGTTGGTGCACCTGAGGCACTAGTGATTGGGGTTGTAGCTTTGCTAGTTTTTGGCCCAAAAGGTCTTGCTGAG GTTGCTCGTAACCTGGGAAAAACTTTGCGCGAATTTCAACCTACTATCAGAGAACTTCAG GATGTTTCAAGGGAATTCAAGAGCACACTTGAACGAGAGATTGGCCTTGATGACATAAAAGGTTCAGTCCAAGACACAAGAAATTCTAGCACCATGAGTCCTTCATCAGATAGCAGCTATAAAAATTCAGTGGCTGATCCCA ATGGTTCTCCATCACCAAAATTAGCTTCCACAGCTGAAGACGACTTGGAAAGGATGATGAGAATCGCTGATGCTGAAAAGCAAGCAGAGAAAGACCTTGCAGCCTTACTTGAAAGTCGGTCTGAATCCCAAACCGTGTCACAAG TAGCAGATAATTCTTCTTCCTCAGATAGAGCATACTCAACTGAAGAGTACTTGAAGATCAGTGAGGAACAGCTAAAAGCTGCCGCTCAGAAGCAGAGTGAGACATCTACGCCCGAGCAAATCCCCTTCAATACCCAAAGCCTGTCGCAAG CAGATAGTGCTTCTTCAGCAGATGGAGCATACTCAACTGAAGATCTTTCAAAGGCAGCTGCTCAGCAGAATCTGTCTTCTTCCCAACAAAGCCCCTCAAATGCTGAAAGCCAGTCGCAAG AAGCTCCTGGAGAAGCTGCCTCGATGATCTCTTCTTCCACGAATCCCGAAAGTGAGACATAG
- the LOC101260611 gene encoding sec-independent protein translocase protein TATB, chloroplastic isoform X18, which yields MAQINMSRSIFFVRPIYLQDQWRRKQYECRLAEFDSMTTSSLMASALSSSSSSLASSRRVSVTALSFSSISVTHNPKVHFFKWIPYSGLSSWNGLKQLSISKSQFSVKIVIGWFTGRSRKNKGKGVYASLFGVGAPEALVIGVVALLVFGPKGLAEVARNLGKTLREFQPTIRELQDVSREFKSTLEREIGLDDIKGSVQDTRNSSTMSPSSDSSYKNSVADPTSTAEDDLERMMRIADAEKQAEKDLAALLESRSESQTVSQEVADNSSSSDRAYSTEEYLKISEEQLKAAAQKQSETSTPEQIPFNTQSLSQDSASSADGAYSTEDLSKAAAQQNLSSSQQSPSNAESQSQEAPGEAASMISSSTNPESET from the exons ATGGCCCAAATTAACATGAGTCGGTCCATTTTCTTTGTGAGACCAATATATCTGCAAGACCAATGGAGAAGAAAGCAATATGAATGTAGGCTAGCTGAATTTGATTCAATGACCACCAGTTCTCTCATGGCTTCTGcattatcatcttcttcttcttcactagCTAGTAGTAGAAGAGTTTCTGTGACTGCCCTTTCATTTTCTTCCATTTCAGTTACCCACAACCCCAAAGTTCACTTCTTTAAATGGATTCCTTACTCGGGTCTCTCTTCTTGGAATGGACTGAAGCAGCTGAGTATTTCAAAATCTCAATTTTCAGTAAAAATTG TGATTGGTTGGTTTACAGGAAgaagtagaaagaacaaaggAAAAGGTGTATATGCATCTTTATTTGGAGTTGGTGCACCTGAGGCACTAGTGATTGGGGTTGTAGCTTTGCTAGTTTTTGGCCCAAAAGGTCTTGCTGAG GTTGCTCGTAACCTGGGAAAAACTTTGCGCGAATTTCAACCTACTATCAGAGAACTTCAG GATGTTTCAAGGGAATTCAAGAGCACACTTGAACGAGAGATTGGCCTTGATGACATAAAAGGTTCAGTCCAAGACACAAGAAATTCTAGCACCATGAGTCCTTCATCAGATAGCAGCTATAAAAATTCAGTGGCTGATCCCA CTTCCACAGCTGAAGACGACTTGGAAAGGATGATGAGAATCGCTGATGCTGAAAAGCAAGCAGAGAAAGACCTTGCAGCCTTACTTGAAAGTCGGTCTGAATCCCAAACCGTGTCACAAG AAGTAGCAGATAATTCTTCTTCCTCAGATAGAGCATACTCAACTGAAGAGTACTTGAAGATCAGTGAGGAACAGCTAAAAGCTGCCGCTCAGAAGCAGAGTGAGACATCTACGCCCGAGCAAATCCCCTTCAATACCCAAAGCCTGTCGCAAG ATAGTGCTTCTTCAGCAGATGGAGCATACTCAACTGAAGATCTTTCAAAGGCAGCTGCTCAGCAGAATCTGTCTTCTTCCCAACAAAGCCCCTCAAATGCTGAAAGCCAGTCGCAAG AAGCTCCTGGAGAAGCTGCCTCGATGATCTCTTCTTCCACGAATCCCGAAAGTGAGACATAG
- the LOC101260611 gene encoding sec-independent protein translocase protein TATB, chloroplastic isoform X12 — protein sequence MAQINMSRSIFFVRPIYLQDQWRRKQYECRLAEFDSMTTSSLMASALSSSSSSLASSRRVSVTALSFSSISVTHNPKVHFFKWIPYSGLSSWNGLKQLSISKSQFSVKIGRSRKNKGKGVYASLFGVGAPEALVIGVVALLVFGPKGLAEVARNLGKTLREFQPTIRELQDVSREFKSTLEREIGLDDIKGSVQDTRNSSTMSPSSDSSYKNSVADPNGSPSPKLASTAEDDLERMMRIADAEKQAEKDLAALLESRSESQTVSQEVADNSSSSDRAYSTEEYLKISEEQLKAAAQKQSETSTPEQIPFNTQSLSQADSASSADGAYSTEDLSKAAAQQNLSSSQQSPSNAESQSQAPGEAASMISSSTNPESET from the exons ATGGCCCAAATTAACATGAGTCGGTCCATTTTCTTTGTGAGACCAATATATCTGCAAGACCAATGGAGAAGAAAGCAATATGAATGTAGGCTAGCTGAATTTGATTCAATGACCACCAGTTCTCTCATGGCTTCTGcattatcatcttcttcttcttcactagCTAGTAGTAGAAGAGTTTCTGTGACTGCCCTTTCATTTTCTTCCATTTCAGTTACCCACAACCCCAAAGTTCACTTCTTTAAATGGATTCCTTACTCGGGTCTCTCTTCTTGGAATGGACTGAAGCAGCTGAGTATTTCAAAATCTCAATTTTCAGTAAAAATTG GAAgaagtagaaagaacaaaggAAAAGGTGTATATGCATCTTTATTTGGAGTTGGTGCACCTGAGGCACTAGTGATTGGGGTTGTAGCTTTGCTAGTTTTTGGCCCAAAAGGTCTTGCTGAG GTTGCTCGTAACCTGGGAAAAACTTTGCGCGAATTTCAACCTACTATCAGAGAACTTCAG GATGTTTCAAGGGAATTCAAGAGCACACTTGAACGAGAGATTGGCCTTGATGACATAAAAGGTTCAGTCCAAGACACAAGAAATTCTAGCACCATGAGTCCTTCATCAGATAGCAGCTATAAAAATTCAGTGGCTGATCCCA ATGGTTCTCCATCACCAAAATTAGCTTCCACAGCTGAAGACGACTTGGAAAGGATGATGAGAATCGCTGATGCTGAAAAGCAAGCAGAGAAAGACCTTGCAGCCTTACTTGAAAGTCGGTCTGAATCCCAAACCGTGTCACAAG AAGTAGCAGATAATTCTTCTTCCTCAGATAGAGCATACTCAACTGAAGAGTACTTGAAGATCAGTGAGGAACAGCTAAAAGCTGCCGCTCAGAAGCAGAGTGAGACATCTACGCCCGAGCAAATCCCCTTCAATACCCAAAGCCTGTCGCAAG CAGATAGTGCTTCTTCAGCAGATGGAGCATACTCAACTGAAGATCTTTCAAAGGCAGCTGCTCAGCAGAATCTGTCTTCTTCCCAACAAAGCCCCTCAAATGCTGAAAGCCAGTCGCAAG CTCCTGGAGAAGCTGCCTCGATGATCTCTTCTTCCACGAATCCCGAAAGTGAGACATAG
- the LOC101260611 gene encoding sec-independent protein translocase protein TATB, chloroplastic isoform X3 encodes MAQINMSRSIFFVRPIYLQDQWRRKQYECRLAEFDSMTTSSLMASALSSSSSSLASSRRVSVTALSFSSISVTHNPKVHFFKWIPYSGLSSWNGLKQLSISKSQFSVKIVIGWFTGRSRKNKGKGVYASLFGVGAPEALVIGVVALLVFGPKGLAEVARNLGKTLREFQPTIRELQDVSREFKSTLEREIGLDDIKGSVQDTRNSSTMSPSSDSSYKNSVADPNGSPSPKLASTAEDDLERMMRIADAEKQAEKDLAALLESRSESQTVSQEVADNSSSSDRAYSTEEYLKISEEQLKAAAQKQSETSTPEQIPFNTQSLSQADSASSADGAYSTEDLSKAAAQQNLSSSQQSPSNAESQSQAPGEAASMISSSTNPESET; translated from the exons ATGGCCCAAATTAACATGAGTCGGTCCATTTTCTTTGTGAGACCAATATATCTGCAAGACCAATGGAGAAGAAAGCAATATGAATGTAGGCTAGCTGAATTTGATTCAATGACCACCAGTTCTCTCATGGCTTCTGcattatcatcttcttcttcttcactagCTAGTAGTAGAAGAGTTTCTGTGACTGCCCTTTCATTTTCTTCCATTTCAGTTACCCACAACCCCAAAGTTCACTTCTTTAAATGGATTCCTTACTCGGGTCTCTCTTCTTGGAATGGACTGAAGCAGCTGAGTATTTCAAAATCTCAATTTTCAGTAAAAATTG TGATTGGTTGGTTTACAGGAAgaagtagaaagaacaaaggAAAAGGTGTATATGCATCTTTATTTGGAGTTGGTGCACCTGAGGCACTAGTGATTGGGGTTGTAGCTTTGCTAGTTTTTGGCCCAAAAGGTCTTGCTGAG GTTGCTCGTAACCTGGGAAAAACTTTGCGCGAATTTCAACCTACTATCAGAGAACTTCAG GATGTTTCAAGGGAATTCAAGAGCACACTTGAACGAGAGATTGGCCTTGATGACATAAAAGGTTCAGTCCAAGACACAAGAAATTCTAGCACCATGAGTCCTTCATCAGATAGCAGCTATAAAAATTCAGTGGCTGATCCCA ATGGTTCTCCATCACCAAAATTAGCTTCCACAGCTGAAGACGACTTGGAAAGGATGATGAGAATCGCTGATGCTGAAAAGCAAGCAGAGAAAGACCTTGCAGCCTTACTTGAAAGTCGGTCTGAATCCCAAACCGTGTCACAAG AAGTAGCAGATAATTCTTCTTCCTCAGATAGAGCATACTCAACTGAAGAGTACTTGAAGATCAGTGAGGAACAGCTAAAAGCTGCCGCTCAGAAGCAGAGTGAGACATCTACGCCCGAGCAAATCCCCTTCAATACCCAAAGCCTGTCGCAAG CAGATAGTGCTTCTTCAGCAGATGGAGCATACTCAACTGAAGATCTTTCAAAGGCAGCTGCTCAGCAGAATCTGTCTTCTTCCCAACAAAGCCCCTCAAATGCTGAAAGCCAGTCGCAAG CTCCTGGAGAAGCTGCCTCGATGATCTCTTCTTCCACGAATCCCGAAAGTGAGACATAG